Genomic segment of Bacteroidales bacterium:
AACCTTTTGCCTACCCTTTCCAGCAGTTTTTTTGTTGCTCTAATGCCTTCTTCCTCGCTGAGGTCGCTGCCCTCATATTCAATGCCCACATATCCCCGATAGCTGGCTTGCTTAACGATTTTCATGATTCGGTAATAATCCATGGAGGTTTCATTTCCGTTCTCATCGAAATCATAAGTTTTGGCACTTACCCCTTTTGCATAGGGCATAAGCTCTTTGATACCCTTGTACCGGTCATAGCTTTCATTTTCGTTGATATCGAAATTGCCAAAGTCCGGCAACGTTCCACAATTGGGCATATCTACCTGTTTAATCACATTGGACATCCATTGGCCATTTGAAGAGTATCCTCCGTGATTTTCAACAACCACGTTGATGCCCTCTGCAGCAGCACGTTCGGAAAGGCTTGCCAATCCGTCAGTGGCTGCTTTGGCTACTTCTTCTTTTGAGCCTTCACCCCTGGCATTTACGCGTATGGTTTGGCAACCAAGGTATTTAGCTGTTTCAATCCATTTGAAATGATTTTCAACTGCCTGGTTACGTTCTTTGCTGTCGGTTGCGCCGAGGTTTCCCTCTCCGTCAACCATGATCAGCACATTATCAATTCCTTCGTTGACTGTTCTATCTCTGAGATCTGCCAGATAATGAATTTTGGTGTTTTTAAAAAACGTGCTCACGTATTCCACCGCGTGAATATCAAATTTGTCTCTTGCCGTTAATGGAAAGTCGAGGTTGGTAATTTCGTTGTTAAAAAGTTTTCTGTGCAGTGACCATTCTGCAAGCGAAATGTCAAAGAATAAATTGTCATTTCGTGGAGCATCTTTTCCGGC
This window contains:
- a CDS encoding sugar phosphate isomerase/epimerase, which gives rise to MAAGDRRKFLKDLATASAGFLFFAGKDAPRNDNLFFDISLAEWSLHRKLFNNEITNLDFPLTARDKFDIHAVEYVSTFFKNTKIHYLADLRDRTVNEGIDNVLIMVDGEGNLGATDSKERNQAVENHFKWIETAKYLGCQTIRVNARGEGSKEEVAKAATDGLASLSERAAAEGINVVVENHGGYSSNGQWMSNVIKQVDMPNCGTLPDFGNFDINENESYDRYKGIKELMPYAKGVSAKTYDFDENGNETSMDYYRIMKIVKQASYRGYVGIEYEGSDLSEEEGIRATKKLLERVGKRLS